The genomic region GGCAGATGTCATCGACCCGCAGTTCTTTCGACCGAACCCTTCTGTCCACATTGAAGTGAGTAAAATTGAAAACTCGTGTTCTACACATTCAAGAAAATGTGAGGTTTATACATCAGAGGGTTAAGGATGTGGACCGCAGGCTTCTGTGTGCCATTGGGCATGTTGGGCAGCACTTTTCTCGCAGCTGTATAACCCGTCCGATCCGTGGCACGGGTAAATTACtaaatgtacatgactgtatattGCATGATTTtaatactctgtttcctcacgtataccgtcttccaATACCGCTAATACAAAATaacagtgtccatacattgggtgGGGTACGCAATAGGGTTCACCACATGCGGGGCGGTTTTTCTTTGCCCACATAATGAATAGGCATTTTCCATTTGCTCCACCTCGGTCACACCATGActaaagcccaaacacgattgtctggtaatacaatccattcaattcatttaaaatccaatcgaccaatggtagtggactgcaagtaTCGAGTGTCTCTGGTCATATGTCCACGCCGCGATCTGAGCCATCAGTCCAATCCACTAGGCCTACCCTTGGTATTAGGTATGGgaggtattcatcccttcgggcctcttaaatatggcgcccaaaatcggtatacgtgaggaataTATCATCAAGCCAATGGATTCCAACGTAATCCTAGTTCAACATCTCCTTATGGTAGGTAACATTGTTTTGCATAAATAACACAATGTACTCTTAATATGCAGCCAAGCGTGAAAATAATTGGGTTGTAAGGAAAGAATGGCTGAGCTAAtgacattgttttttttctgtgcaCATGGTGTGTATTCTgccttgttcattttcatgcataaccGTTGGCATTGCTGGAGCCAGTTTAGAATCATCGTCGAAAGACGGCGCTGACAGCCAGTTTCATGGGGGTCGCCACCGCAAGACACGTTTTTGGTTGACTGAGACATGTATCATGTGTTTATAGATTTGTACGCTGTACTGTATAGACACTTGTACAGTGCTGATATTTAGCGAAATCGTTCCATCCGACGTTAAATCAGCTAGATATTGCAAAATGGGACTCATGCCGATCTTTCAACGTTGTGCATATTATCCACGGGAGGAGCCGATAGACGATCACCGCCGGGTAGGTCGGCATGAATGGATTTTAGATTGTCGAACTGACTGAATTGATGCGGAGTCTCTCAAGGAAAATGTTCTGCAGAATTCCCCGAATCTGTCACCGAGGCCCCATCTATGTAGGTGATACGAATTAACAGATCAGAGAGGAACAGTTTGGTCATGAAGCTCAGTCCAAAGTCAGATAATTCCAACCAGTAATTCACGCTACAGAGCCCAAAACGATGCGCACAAAGCATTTACGACATTTATTTGGACTTCAATTCAGTGCAAGAAAAAACTGCCAGATTGTGTTCAGTAAATGACACCGGCAAAAAAAGTCCAGTCGAAAACGAGTAACTTGAGGAGTCGGATATTGAACTAACCAGACACGAAATTATCCTATAATTATTGCAATAAACGGTGTATTTTGGTATTTAAGGGAATATTTGCTGCAGGGTTAGCAAATATTAATGATGCTGTGCTGATAGGTGATAGATGATGGGTAGATTACAGACCTATCGCCCCAAGCAGTACGAGTCattcgtcatcatcgtcatcatcattagccATGGTCGGTAGCACACCAAGCAGAAACAAGCTTCCTTCATCTGTCCCTAACCTAGTGAGGTCCCCAAGCACGCCAAGTAGTCGTTGTTCGAGAAGACTGTCCCCGTCTCCTAAGAACTGATTGGATGTTTGACAGGTAGGACCCTTATCTTGTGGCCACGGCGTCTTCTGTGATTTGACGGTTGGTGTTGGTTCATGTACGGTAAACAACGATGCAGAATTGGTAGTTCGCTATCACTAcgtacatgggggggggggggggggggtccattTGCTGAGTGGGCACCGAGGACACCGATATAACCATCTTTTAGGAAGGTGTTCTTTAACAGTCCTACGGTATGGTTTGAGATCTGGAGTATCAATGTTGACGATATCTAAGACTATCTAAAGATATCATATCAACATGTTTTTATAGTATATTTACTGACACTACGCAAATTCAATAATCTACGAATAAAAATTACGAGACTTTTTCTCAAGTgcacaatttctttttttcgtCAAGTATATGTTATCAAGTATATATAGATTAGAGTTTCATAAAGTGCCGCTCCAGAATTATGTTGATAATATCCCGATCCGTGCATTCTTAAGATAAATTGTTTTCTCTCGGACCAAAGCAAGACTAATGCATCCAAAAACCAGAATGAACCAATTTCCTCTACCAGAACTGACGAGAAAACGCACGCAAATATCTACGTATGAATAGTTTGATTATGAAGACATTGCCGGTGATCGGCCCTTCCGATTTGCTAGTACGAGCAAAAACTAGTTTTGCTAACTTTGCCAGCGTGTCGCCATGTTTTGAATGAGGATTGAGTGTAGAAAATACCGTTTCATTGTAATTGTAATAAAAATCGCTTTCAGTGTAAACCTGCCCCAAACCGCTGTAGAGAAATCAGGCTTTAGCGTTGGTTCACATTGAATGCGATTGCGACAACGTACTCCATACCAACAGGCGAGGTTGATTTACACTGAATGCGACTGCGAAGTTCTTGCAAAATTGCGTCATATCGCAATCAGTGGAAATCAACCCTACAGTGAGTTATTTCGAAATCGTTGCTTTATCACCCAAAGAAAACATAACCGGATTGCACACAAGACGATGTGACGATATTGCTGCTGCGAGCTGCAGTTTATCGCAGCATCCAGATCGTCGAATTGCAGTGTGTGTTCTAAGTAGTTTGATTCTTAAGAGCCGCGCAAACGGGTACTTTTTGTCGCTTCCCACCTCCAACTTTAATTGCCGCAGTAGGACAAATGTTTCTCGTATATACGGGCAATTCCGTTAATCGAGTTGGGTATTGGTCGCTGTTCGCTGCGATCACAAGTTCTTGTCGCAGAAGCATGCGATGATTACAGCGAACAAGCGATTTTCGTTGCAAGCGATCGTGATCACAGGCCGCAACGATTTAAATCGATTGTTTGCGGGACGCTTAATTGCGTTCCACTCCAGGAATTTGGAAGGTATTACATGATATCATTCGCCGAATGAATGCTCTCTGTCACATGATGTCGTAACGAAACATCAATATTCAGCCTCGTACCAAGGACGTTGTGGACTTTGAATCTGCGTCACGATCGGCAGAAAACGGAGTAAAATATTCAAAGTTTGTACCAGGAATGCCTTCGCCGAAAAAAATAGTGAATTGGAGTTCTTATAATTGCCCAAGGTTAGATTGTATCGAGCAACCGTTCAGATAATTCGAGATTCTGCAGCGAGCTGAGATTTTTGAAACGGTAGAAAATTCTTCACCGAATCCCAACAATGACTGAAAGTGCAGTCACCGCTGTCGGGCCGGAGGTGGGCCTTAATGATTTCTGGCAATGGCGGGCACAGTCGTTTCTCTGGAAGTATGGCCCGCCATTTCTGATCGTAGTCGGTATAATCCTGAACTCTTTAACAATTGTAGTCTTACTGAAACAAAAGTTCGGTAAGTCTTCAACACGAATACTATTGATTGCCCTTGCACTTTCTGATTCGTCATGTCTTCTCATCGAACCGTTTTTCCATTGGGCAACGAAGATATTCCCGGGTTTTAACAAACGCCGATTTTCGGCCGCCCCGGCCTCATGtccatttcaaattttcttcacGTACTTTATCAGACAGTTTGCAAGTTGGATGGTCATGTTTCTAACCGTCGAAAGGTGGCTCTCGGTGTCTTATCCTTTAAAAGCAAGGCTTCTGTGTACTGCACGACGAGTGTGGGCGAGTATATCTGCCGCTGTAATCTTCCTTTTACTTCTCAACGCGCACATTCTGTTTTTTTATCGAGTTGGAAACACATTTAGATGCAGCATGAAATGGAACCaggaatatgttaatttctttttgacattttggTATTGGATTGACATGATGTTGTATTGCGGGGTACCCTTCTTGGTGATCGCTTTGTGTAACCTCAGTATATTGCACGCGCTCATACAAAGCAATCTAAATCGTAAACATCTTCATACAACAGAAAATAAGTCAGAGGGCGATGCTTCTCGTTTGACAAGTGTAACATACATGCTCACAACTGTCagtattttctttattttgctTACTTTGCCCAGACAAGCTTATTTCATCTGGGTAGGCATGCTGCCGCCCGCAAGCGAGAGATCCATGGAACTAATCGCTAACAGCTACCTCGCTTACAGTATTGCCAACTTGATGAGTTATATTAATAATACAATCAATTTTCTTCTTTACTGCATCAGCGGAAGGCATTTTCGTCAAGAAGTCGTCAAAATGTTTCGAAAGATCAAATCCGGTCATGATCAGTAGGGCTGTCCAAGTCTCTCCAAATAGCCTCCTTTCCGTTATTACTTATAATCTGCATCTCTGAATAAGAATAGTAATTCCGTCTGTGAACTACACAGCAATAACGATATCTCGATATGTAGTGCAGCTGAGATTTCGCAGAGATGCGTTGCATTCCATTTGCTTCGATCCATGGAAGAGTGCGAATTACcattttattgcattttctACTACCATCAACATCCGAACAGCCACAAAGTCAGTCGGCAATTTTGTCAAATAGTGTTAAGTTCGTTAAACTATATAAACTTTAGTTGGTGCATGTGCTatataggtcatttcgactagaaTTTATGTTTTCCATCATACTAAAAAAGGACCGCTTACGTTGGTGCAGGCATGTGGCGCCAACCCCGTTCAGATTGCCAAATTCAGATACCAACTGAACAATTGGTTGATGTACTAGAATTACCAGATTCATCTTACCAAGGATTTATCATTTGTTCATCATCGTACACTATCAGGTTGGTCACTTGACCAATTGAGACTGGTGAATTTtgatcaaatgaccaatttgtaTTGGAATAGTCGGATTGTTAATAGTAGGCCGTGGGTGTTTGTAAAGGAGCGATTACGACTTCACTGTAAAAACACAACTGTGTTAGACTTAATTAATAAAGGTATATATTTAACAGTTAACATTGATCGAGCTTCCAAAGTTTAAAACTGGAAAGCATCTGTAGAATATAGTTTCCAACTGGAAAAGCTTTTACCATCAAATtcatatacaatacatgtaaaagtGTGCAATCAATGGATTGGGACAGCTTATGAATGATGGTTTGTTTATTTTCCAATTATTCTTTTTTATACACATCACGGCAAATCGCGAGTAAATAATCATCTACTCGCAGGTCAGCTTCTGATACTGCAAAAGGTCATAATTCTCAAACCAACTAAACAAATTGGTCGCGACAACTGGTCGGTTGGTCGTGCCAAAACTTAACAAGCATTTTGGTCGATATCCACTGATCAGGTTGGTTGATCTGAGCCTTTGTAGAATTGACCAAGTTAACACCGAGCAGTAACTGCCGAACTAGCTTTGTCAACGGACCAATTGAGTTGGTAAACTGATACTTACGCTGGTAAGTTGATTACAAAGTTCGACCATGGAGTTTGGTCACCGTTTGAAAACCTTAAAATGTTCTAATGACCAATTTTTCACTAACTTTTTTATCAAGGTACAACTTTGCTGATGGCTGATGACATATTGGTGCAACTTATTGCCTGTGTTTTGCAAGAAAGTATCAAGTTTAAAGTCTATACCTAAACACGTTCATGgtgttagacatgttagaaatagaattgaaaaagGGAAGGATTAGGCAGTTGAGAATGTCTGACAATGAGTTTAGCACTTTAAAATATCACTTTACAAGTGCCGGGACAGGATTACAACCATGGCTATGAGGATTGGAAAGACAAATGTCTCGGCCGGATAAGTTTAAAACTGAAAGTCTTTACCTTAACACGTTCATGgtgttagacatgttagaaatagaattgaaaaagGAAAGGATTAGACAGTTGAGAATGTCTGACAATGAGGTTAGCActttaaaatatcattttacaaGTGCCAGGACAGGATTACAACCATGGTTATGAGGATTTAATAGACAATGTCTCGGCCGGATAATCGGATGACAGCATCCGCTAAAGTTTTCAAAGATAAAAACATAACCTTTTTTTGACAAAGTTTGAAGCCAGAAGAAGGTACTTGACTTTGTACCTGATGCTCTCTCATAGTGAGAATAAAGTAATAACACCACTACTGCAACAGTAGCTGATTTGTATATGATTAAGATCGGATTATCTGATTAAGATTAATAGTAGTTTCAcatgttaaaggggtacgccgtacgtaattactggtggtccataAAAATACAGTCAATACCCTTTGCTGTATtgtagttattatgcatacaaatttgctgaaagttgGCATCAATGGTACATGattatctgtctacacaaaggcaatgctAAAATCTATAACCGGTACGTATTAACGCAATTCgaattttaaattcaattacaaattcaaagttTTCAACGAATTGCGTAGGCCTTTATTAAGTGGCAAACCGCACTGAGCATCCTTTTTGTAATTCGCCGTACGACCTCTCGCCCGAGGTTGATCCCCGTCCTTAAAAGGGTCTACCGGAGCGAGAATACAATATCGTCCTTCGCGGGTTTTGCTAATTGCTGGTCGTGGTACTCAATGATGAGACTAATTAATTTCATCAGATAGAGCTATTAGTGTCTGATTGATATTCCAAAACTTGCCCGTGGTTACACTAAGTGCGAATTAGACATCTGTGATTGTCTGGGCGGATTAGTTACTGACATGCCGGTTATCATTAAAGGGAGAGTGACGGGAAGACACCATTCTGATGGAACTCATGAGCATGCTGGACACATTGATCTTACATACACAACAGCCGTCATGGCCGAGTCATTTGTCTAGGGCGTGCAGTTGCACAGTATCGTGAGAGACTAATGCATTCGTATTTCGCACGATACTGCGTCGATGTGTAAAGCAGCTCTAAGGCGCCTGCAACTAACCCAAGGATTGTATTTCCAGTAAACGTACTCTAGACTCACTgatgtaagaccggttcattatcTCTAGGCATGACCGCCCCTTGcacaatgcacattgaacaGGCCATTAAGGCCCCTTCATATCTGATTGGCTCCAGGGCCTATATCTGCCTGTCATTCGGAACCCTTGctgtgaaatcgacacaaaaaacGACAAGGGTACATGAGATGATGTCATAATCATCAGACATGTTATATTGGCTCTCTCGATTGAACAATATTGAATGACATCGAACGACAACAGGCATAATACATCTAtgggggcttggcttgcatattcgAAAACGGCCTTAGATGGGTGAGGATTTTCACAGTAACATGAGAGACTGATGCATTAGTATTTCGTACGATACTGCATCGATGTGTAAAGCCGTAAAGGCTGTAAGAATCATCATGCCACAACATACGTTTCGAATCTGCTTTTAGTACGATATGACAATTCAGTCTGAACAATACCCGGGGAATAATACCATAAACCATCGATGATTTCACCAGGGGCATATGACGACGATAGCCAATTATATAAGAATGGTAATCCTCACGCACTGAGCCAGTTAATAGTACTTGAGTCGCACTAATAATGCACTAATAGGCCATTCGTATTCACCTCCTTTTGCTGATGACAGACTTGCATGTATCGATATAATCTGTTAATCTATTCCATTGATATTTATGAGATGTAGTTACTGGTCAATAGCCATAGGCCagggcaatttttattttcgatGACTTGGCGCAGTTTATCAAAACAAGTTATGCTTTGGCGCTAACCTCACTAGTTGCTTCATTATGTCCACTACCGACTcgatgtgacccgctctaccaaaactaggcgcttgtcgcatctaaacttgacaggttgatacggacttgttgttcatttccctattgtagaccttttgttgaatgtgaccaaatcagtttgtaatagatttcacaaaaggtctacaacagggaaatgaacaacaagtccgtatcaacctgtcaagttcagatgcgacaagcgccttgtcttggtagagcgagtcacagtTATGCTTTGTCGCTAACCTCACTAGTTGCTTCATTGTGTCCACTGCAGACTAGATACTAAAACTTACTAACTACAGCCAGGCGTGTTCTGCCTAAGAGAGAAAGATGGAAAGAGAAAGTTTAAGAAAATCAAAACATAGTGGATGACGGACTGCATTTGCTTTTAAACATTGGTGACTGGTGTCCATACCGATCACGCAATGTACAAGAAGAAAAACTATTCAAAAAATCTTATTTTCAATTAGAAATTGTTAGATAATATCGTTGACGAGAAGTAGACGACatttaaatattttaaaataacTATAATATGCGGAAATGATATCCGTAAAAGCAACTTAAAAGAAATGGacattttttattgattttagGGTTTTAAATCTGAAAAAATTCGCCCAATTTCTATACCAAGAATAAGTATTGCCCCGCCTTACGTATGGTAACCAATCTAGGCTCTATTTCAAACATAGCATTATCAATGGCTCTGCTCATCTCGGTGCGGATAGCGACGATATCGGTGATAAATTACCCCAAAATAGCTCCCATCCATTCACTGACGGAATAGAAATGGCATTGATCAACCAACCCTGGCAATATGGTCATAATAAAAGCAAAATAAGCTaattatttaaaacatttttagcaACTGATTTTAATTGATgcgttttgtttattttctgtgTTGGGGTAAAAAGAGGCATTGAACTGCATGTACATACCATGTGGCTCACCCTGGAGAACCATACCCAGATTGTCGCGAATCGGCCAGGCTACCGAACTTGCCGAGCTAGCCTGTCCTGGGAAGGGAGAAAGTTAAAAAGCAAACAGATTGGAACTTACGtgaacaaaaatatttgtgcGCGCACTAAAGAGAAACTGGGTGGTTAATTTACCTCAAAATGTAATGATGTCCAAAATGTCCCCAGTTACCAGATGGGCACATGTTATTTCGGTAAAACTTATCACTGAACCAGCATTTTAGGTGTTTTGTGGTGCAGGTATGTTTTCCAGACCTCTTTCAGGCATCACCGATCGTGTtcgaaataaaaacaaatgtatTTTGAAGGCCATCGACCCTGAGAAATTTACAGTAATTTGGTGCAGTTGTGGTTCTGTTGGGAGTGTTGAGGAGAAGTCTAGTTTTTAGGGTCATCACCCACGTACCAATATCTTTAGCATGACGACCGGGCCTGCCTCTGGACTTTGTTACTTCAAAGATGGCCATCCTACAATTTGTAGCTGCATCCCGTAAGTAGTGTGCTTTGGTATAGTTTTTGTTTTATAAGTCGATCATTAAATTCTTAAAATCAGTTAATTGTTTAGTACCTCCGGTTAGATTAGAAGTTTAGAGAGATTAGTTCAAGCGTTTGACcaagatggtcatgttacagatTTCGGAATAAAATATCGATTAAGTATACAGAATTTCACGTTGATTTCGACTTCGACTTTCGCATGAACAGTTAACCAGTCCTAAAGGAGGATACAGGAGGGAATCAAGGACAATATTCGTTTCGTAATTTATCAATCGGTCCTTCTCCTTCACAGAGAGCTATATGACAACGATTTCCAATGGGTATGCTCTATGGCTTAACATCATTTCCGGGAGTAATCTAGCTCCATTGAGACTGCAATCGATCAATGGAGTGTCGTGTTATAATTGCGCGTAATAAATGAACAACCAGGAGCAGTGCAAGCGAAGCGGAACTTGTTGACAATATCCGTATTGCTGCCCTCAGTAAGATTAATTGGAACCGTCTACCTGGAAATGTAATTGAAATGATTATAGAAAGCGGCCTTCCCTTCCCCAGGGCAAAATGTGTTGGTGTGTACTTTGAATTCGAGCTTGTCAAAATATTAAATGGCATCGTATTTTCCAATCAACACAACATCAGATGTTATGTGGTGACCTTGAGCTACGTTATATATCAGATGCCTCGGCTTTTTTCGCGTCCCCAGGTACGCTTGCAATTACAAGACTCGAATGTACGCAATGCATTTCAGGACCACTCAACTACGATGACATATTTCACTGTGTTCAAGACTATGCCCAGTGCAGCACAACACGCCTCACCGCAGCCAAAAATGGGGGTTTTACGAtatgtgcattgtttttgctAGACCACGggttttacaaaaaaaatgcaTTAACTGCAATTTATGCCCCGACATGCCGGAGGCGAAACGCTACAAGATGAAAAACAACGCAAACACTGCGAAGTCTGTTGTTAGAGCGTGATAGTGGCTACGCTAATGATGTTAAGCCAAACTTTTTCTTGGTCACACAGCCTTTTGCTGAGCTAAGATCGTGTGATTAAGGATGCAATGTAAAGATTAGTCAAGAAGTACAATCAACCCCTAAACGATAAAATTGTGCGTTGCGACACGTTTCAAGTAAGCGTCTGGTTCACAATAGCATTTTCAAATAAAGTGCAAGCGTTTCCTTTCACCACGGCTTCAAACACCGATACAGTGCcctagagaaaccatttgtagCCTAGCATTTGATAACGGAATAAGGTTTATGTCAAGAGAGACCATAGGCTTGACACTGAGCGTTCCCTAGAAGAGACTCTGTATCCTTACTAGCATTTGATAATGGAATGATGTTTATGTCAAGAGAGACCACAGACATTACGTTCTAGCATTACAAAAAAATTGTTGCCATGAATTCCTTCATTTCCCACCGGTCTTCTATCAAGCCAGCCAGTCATAACCACAGCACAATGTCTAGCCTTCCCTTTGTTTGATTGTCATGACCATATTGGTAATTTGGATAAATCCCCTGGGTCATAGCTTGTTTATATTGATGATACCAGTATTTGCACTCAGGGGCAATAGTGTGTGTACAGATAATTAGCAACAGATGACAGTGTCTGTATCACTGCTGAATATTCGTTTTATTGCGGACCGATATTGCATCGGCTGCGAAATCTATATCAATGCCTGTCTCCTGACTCCTACTgcagctgaaagggtggatgtcgtcctgggtgccgacaaatggtacccaggttcgagatcgactggacaataagcaccctgggtgccattacactagacaaacagcacccagcttctttttgcctggcttacgtctcttagggacgacgtttcttgcaatctcgttttatctcgcgccgtggtacctgcggcattagcagtgctcgaaataaaaagaaaagataaacagaaaaaaacgcgtttaggcctataggtctttgaaagcacatttataGGGATATAtgcagagaatgaaaaattgtgtgatgacaaaatgaacggatttgctgcgtatttttcttgacaatcagtcgatatgtaCCAGTACCACGGCATGTTAAAGGTCTATGTGTTAGATACGCTGCTGAACGGGCTTAATATCGTCGACACTGTATCTAGCACCTTCCCTAGAAAGCGGCCCTCTCCTATATTATTGGCTCAGCAGTGAAAAATTCCGGCCTAAAGTAGAGAGTCAAGCGAGCCAAAGGCGATTGCTGCTCACTTTACGATACCTCGTAAATCTACTCTTATTGCAGTTCTCAAGTCTTGAAAAAGATGTTCCAGCTTAGGTAAAAAGCACGCGGCTGGTTGCGCAGTAACAACTCATCAGAACGGTCAGCAGTAATTCATCTGAAATTGTAATGTCCCTGCCTGGAAGCATTGGAACGGATGCATGACTCGACTATCcccaagaaaaatatttttagttcGGATGCTGACTTTATCAAGTAGATGCTACCAGTTCCTGTTCTAATCATAAACCTAATGCTCTTGAATGGATAGAGGAAACGGATGTCAAAGGCAAATGAGTTATGATTGAGATGAATCGCGTTACGAATCGTTAAGCACTGCATTGATATAGTAACAAATGACCTATGCCATTTGGTGCTGCGAATGAGCATGCGAGCTTGTGGTGATCGGGGACGTAGCACAAAAAGTGGATGCATGATCAGTTACCAGTGTTATCTGCCTTGAGTCGGATATTCAGCGGCTTTATTTGAAGTTTATCACAAATCGAAGCCATAATTCAAATAGTCCAGTGATACAGCAAGCAACATTGTCATCTTCAACTTCAATAGTGGTGTTGTATTTTTAGGTGAAAGCATTTTATATCTTGAAAACTTTATGACCTATGCGATATGGATGAATTTGACGACGATCAAATCACACACTAATGATCGCGTTTAACATAACAGTGTAGCACACAGCACTCCTCGCCCCAGATGTGGGTTTGACGTTATGTGCACTGTCGTTTCTGGTTTTACACAAATAATGCAGTTACGGCACTTTACGCCCCCATATGCCGGAGACAACCAGATAAAAAAAGAACGCAAGCACTGCGAAGTTTGTTGTTGGAACGTGCCAGTGGTTATGCTAATGCTGTTACACTGAAATTTTATTGGACACACAGCCCTTTTGCCGTCGCCAGCCTCATAACGAGACAAGATCGTGGAAGGAGGTTGCGATGTAAAGATTAGTCAAGCAGTACATCGACCGCTAAACGATCGATGCAGTTTTGCGTTGTTGCACTTTTTAAGTGAGCGTTTGGTTCACAATGGCATTTTTAAGGAACTGTCTTGATTTATTTCAATGCCACTCTGTTCATTTCATGATACCATAACCTAACTCAGACTGAAATGTGATACAGATAGATTTGTTCTACCCCTCATTTAAAAATAACAACGAGCCTAATATCAGTCATGATCAGGTAATGCATCGATCAGCACGCAACATGTGCATTAGGAAAAAGcaactttaacttttttgtaTATTTCTATAGAAATCTTGAGCATTGTGTAAGAGTCTTCATTATACGATAAAAGGTTAACTTCATTCATCAGCGAGGAAAATGACATTGGTACAGGTCGCTGAGCTTAACGAGGTTGCGCTTTCATTTGTGCTTGCGATTTTGTGATTTCGATCATGTCAGATAATTTTCAATGAACAATTTTGGATCATGACATGGCGTTACGGGAGGTTTGGAATGTGTTTCAGTAAGAAACGAAAGAATACTCAACAATCCTCGATACCCAATGGGGGCATGCAACTCTGATAAACTTTTATTAACATTTTCCAGTTCGATCTGCATAACTTCATAATTTCATAACTTTTTCTTAGACGTGCACAAAAAGGAACCCTACTTATCACTGGTGCGCAGTCTTTGCTGATTTAAGTATGCCGTATATGAAAACCGGGTGAAAACAGGAAATGGCAAATCCCTTTTTCTGTGGTTTTGTTGGGACTTTATATAGGCATGAGCTTGGAGGTGAAAGTGTGCATGGTAGTTTT from Lineus longissimus chromosome 19, tnLinLong1.2, whole genome shotgun sequence harbors:
- the LOC135503183 gene encoding FMRFamide receptor-like, producing MTESAVTAVGPEVGLNDFWQWRAQSFLWKYGPPFLIVVGIILNSLTIVVLLKQKFGKSSTRILLIALALSDSSCLLIEPFFHWATKIFPGFNKRRFSAAPASCPFQIFFTYFIRQFASWMVMFLTVERWLSVSYPLKARLLCTARRVWASISAAVIFLLLLNAHILFFYRVGNTFRCSMKWNQEYVNFFLTFWYWIDMMLYCGVPFLVIALCNLSILHALIQSNLNRKHLHTTENKSEGDASRLTSVTYMLTTVSIFFILLTLPRQAYFIWVGMLPPASERSMELIANSYLAYSIANLMSYINNTINFLLYCISGRHFRQEVVKMFRKIKSGHDQ